The proteins below come from a single Oncorhynchus keta strain PuntledgeMale-10-30-2019 chromosome 32, Oket_V2, whole genome shotgun sequence genomic window:
- the LOC118365261 gene encoding translation initiation factor IF-2-like isoform X5, with the protein MDAEQNQVLDTASETREQQETGAGDCPQSQLNSPINPAGSPVNGQEMERLSGMSEEVQEMVPKAEKSPKKMSESPEKVPETSPEVVTKAEKYPEKQPELESAEVSESATAFYFEPDKKQTTVPEKQPMPEKTPEPLPLDEPLAENNIDTAPEKMAEPIPEAVKPSVQAAPEPVTQPESEDVKLLQEKEPGESEKQAESGVVLAVVPEMPAEPKTVQEVEADKQTEAEIVPEPKKPVEAEAVKKVEAEKPVEAEAVKKVEAEKPVEAEAVKKVEAEKPAEAVKKVEAEKPAEAVKKVEAEKPAEAVKKVEAEKPAEAVKKVEAEKPAEAVKKVEAEKPVEAVKQVEAEKPVEAEAVKKVEAEKPVEAEAVKKVEAEKPVAVMEEKLVEAEIVKEVESEKRAAGEADAVEQQKADVVEQIPAPGTLSFAFLEHEQTKATLRTSRTLIILRGLPGSGKSLLARAIADNYQGLCTVCCADDHGVKPESPEASTDGYKAFDDAVVACCSVGTSAQVIVVDDTNHTHDRLARLGEVAEQHRLVAMFLEPRTEWSRDLPQLAKRTQRGLEEAQIQAMKVPLEETSLPLFFGWFLLPGIQDKVRCTSMDFLKTLDTLEAFKKHLPDFTVEAEKEVDLEQYFQANGVLHCTTKFCDYGKAEGAKEYADKPAVKELYGSAFELSLSALFVTPRTVGARVSLSEDQLTLWPADAEEVVSVVPAAATLPAGSRAHITLGCAEGVEPQQTGFDLLEILALQQEGQEGELVEEMELGSLAYYGKGRWLLSLREPISAQACFSSLYGPKKADSTKKDGDKKKKQKCTIL; encoded by the exons ATGGATGCTGAGCAGAACCAGGTGTTGGACACCGCGTCAGAGACTCGAGAGCAACAGGAGACTGGAGCAGGAGACTGCCCCCAGTCACAACTCAACTCTCCAATAAATCCTGCAGGATCTCCAGTGAATGGGCAAGAAATGGAGCGTTTGTCAGGAATGTCAGAAGAAGTGCAAGAGATGGTGCCTAAAGCAGAAAAATCACCAAAGAAAATGTCTGAATCTCCTGAGAAGGTTCCAGAGACATCTCCAGAAGTTGTAACGAAAGCAGAGAAGTACCCAGAAAAACAACCAGAACTAGAGAGCGCAGAGGTCTCTGAGTCAGCTACAGCATTTTACTTCGAACCAGACAAAAAACAGACCACAGTGCCTGAAAAGCAGCCAATGCCAGAGAAAACACCAGAGCCTCTGCCTTTAGATGAGCCTCTAGCAGAGAATAACATTGACACTGCGCCAGAGAAAATGGCTGAACCCATCCCAGAGGCTGTTAAACCGTCTGTGCAGGCAGCGCCCGAGCCTGTCACACAGCCAGAATCTGAGGACGTGAAACTGCTCCAAGAGAAAGAGCCTGGGGAATCTGAGAAGCAGGCAGAATCTGGTGTTGTGTTGGCGGTGGTGCCAGAGATGCCAGCGGAGCCTAAAACTGTACAGGAAGTGGAGGCAGACAAACAGACCGAAGCTGAAATTGTACCGGAACCAAAGAAACCAGTCGAGGCTGAGGCTGTGAAGAAAGTGGAAGCAGAGAAACCAGTAGAGGCTGAG GCTGTGAAGAAAGTGGAAGCAGAGAAACCAGTAGAGGCTGAG GCTGTGAAGAAAGTGGAAGCAGAGAAACCAGCTGAGGCTGTGAAGAAAGTGGAAGCAGAGAAACCAGCTGAGGCTGTGAAGAAAGTGGAAGCAGAGAAACCAGCTGAGGCTGTGAAGAAAGTGGAAGCAGAGAAACCAGCTGAGGCTGTGAAGAAAGTGGAAGCAGAGAAACCAGCTGAGGCTGTGAAGAAAGTGGAAGCAGAGAAACCAGTAGAGGCTGTGAAGCAAGTGGAAGCAGAGAAACCAGTAGAGGCTGAGGCTGTGAAGAAAGTGGAAGCAGAGAAACCAGTAGAGGCTGAGGCTGTGAAGAAAGTGGAAGCGGAGAAACCAGTGGCTGTGATGGAAGAGAAACTGGTAGAAGCTGAAATTGTTAAAGAAGTAGAGTCCGAGAAACGGGCAGCAGGTGAGGCAGATGCAGTGGAGCAGCAGAAGGCCGACGTTGTCGAGCAGATTCCCGCTCCTGGTACCCTGTCTTTTGCCTTCCTGGAGCATGAGCAGACCAAAGCCACACTTCGCACCTCTCGCACTCTAATCATCCTCCGAGGACTCCCCGGCAGCGGCAAGAGCCTCTTGGCACGTGCTATTGCAGATAACTACCAGGGTCTCTGCACGGTCTGCTGTGCTGATGACCATGGTGTGAAACCGGAGAGTCCAGAAGCATCGACAGATGGGTACAAGGCTTTTGACGATGCTGTGGTAGCCTGCTGCAGTGTAGGAACATCTGCTCAAGTGATAGTGGTGGATGACACCAACCATACCCATGATCGGCTGGCCCGTCTTGGGGAGGTGGCAGAGCAGCACCGGCTGGTGGCCATGTTTCTGGAGCCCCGCACTGAGTGGAGCAGAGACTTGCCACAGCTGGCCAAGAGAACTCAGCGGGGGCTAGAGGAGGCCCAGATCCAGGCCATGAAAGTACCTCTTGAGGAGACGTCCCTGCCCCTTTTCTTTGGCTGGTTCCTTCTCCCTGGCATCCAGGACAAGGTCAGGTGCACGTCCATGGATTTCCTGAAGACGCTGGACACGCTTGAGGCCTTCAAGAAGCACTTGCCTGACT tcacTGTTGAGGCTGAGAAAGAGGTGGACCTGGAGCAGTATTTCCAAGCCAATGGCGTTCTTCATTGCACTACCAAATTCTGTGACTATGGCAAGGCTGAGGGAGCCAAGGAATATGCAGACAAACCA GCTGTTAAAGAGTTGTATGGCTCTGCGTTCGAGCTGTCCCTCAGTGCCCTCTTCGTCACACCTCGCACTGTTGGTGCCCGGGTTTCACTCTCTGAGGATCAGTTGACCCTGTGGCCTGCCGATGCTGAGGAGGTGGTGTCTGTAGTCCCGGCCGCTGCCACCCTGCCCGCTGGTAGCCGTGCCCACATCACCCTGGGCTGTGCGGAGGGCGTTGAGCCACAGCAGACGGGCTTCGACCTGCTGGAGATCCTAGCGCTGCAGCAAGAGGGTCAGGAGGGAGAGCTGGTGGAGGAGATGGAGCTCGGCTCCCTGGCCTACTACGGCAAGGGGAGGTGGCTACTCAGTCTGAGGGAGCCCATCTCCGCCCAGGCCTGCTTCTCCAGCCTCTACGGGCCCAAGAAGGCTGACTCGACCAAGAAAGACGGGGACAAGAAGAAGAAGCAAAAGTGCACCATACtgtaa
- the LOC118365261 gene encoding translation initiation factor IF-2-like isoform X15: MDAEQNQVLDTASETREQQETGAGDCPQSQLNSPINPAGSPVNGQEMERLSGMSEEVQEMVPKAEKSPKKMSESPEKVPETSPEVVTKAEKYPEKQPELESAEVSESATAFYFEPDKKQTTVPEKQPMPEKTPEPLPLDEPLAENNIDTAPEKMAEPIPEAVKPSVQAAPEPVTQPESEDVKLLQEKEPGESEKQAESGVVLAVVPEMPAEPKTVQEVEADKQTEAEIVPEPKKPVEAEAVKKVEAEKPVEAEAVKKVEAEKPAEAVKKVEAEKPAEAVKKVEAEKPAEAVKKVEAEKPVEAVKQVEAEKPVEAEAVKKVEAEKPVEAEAVKKVEAEKPVAVMEEKLVEAEIVKEVESEKRAAGEADAVEQQKADVVEQIPAPGTLSFAFLEHEQTKATLRTSRTLIILRGLPGSGKSLLARAIADNYQGLCTVCCADDHGVKPESPEASTDGYKAFDDAVVACCSVGTSAQVIVVDDTNHTHDRLARLGEVAEQHRLVAMFLEPRTEWSRDLPQLAKRTQRGLEEAQIQAMKVPLEETSLPLFFGWFLLPGIQDKVRCTSMDFLKTLDTLEAFKKHLPDFTVEAEKEVDLEQYFQANGVLHCTTKFCDYGKAEGAKEYADKPAVKELYGSAFELSLSALFVTPRTVGARVSLSEDQLTLWPADAEEVVSVVPAAATLPAGSRAHITLGCAEGVEPQQTGFDLLEILALQQEGQEGELVEEMELGSLAYYGKGRWLLSLREPISAQACFSSLYGPKKADSTKKDGDKKKKQKCTIL, encoded by the exons ATGGATGCTGAGCAGAACCAGGTGTTGGACACCGCGTCAGAGACTCGAGAGCAACAGGAGACTGGAGCAGGAGACTGCCCCCAGTCACAACTCAACTCTCCAATAAATCCTGCAGGATCTCCAGTGAATGGGCAAGAAATGGAGCGTTTGTCAGGAATGTCAGAAGAAGTGCAAGAGATGGTGCCTAAAGCAGAAAAATCACCAAAGAAAATGTCTGAATCTCCTGAGAAGGTTCCAGAGACATCTCCAGAAGTTGTAACGAAAGCAGAGAAGTACCCAGAAAAACAACCAGAACTAGAGAGCGCAGAGGTCTCTGAGTCAGCTACAGCATTTTACTTCGAACCAGACAAAAAACAGACCACAGTGCCTGAAAAGCAGCCAATGCCAGAGAAAACACCAGAGCCTCTGCCTTTAGATGAGCCTCTAGCAGAGAATAACATTGACACTGCGCCAGAGAAAATGGCTGAACCCATCCCAGAGGCTGTTAAACCGTCTGTGCAGGCAGCGCCCGAGCCTGTCACACAGCCAGAATCTGAGGACGTGAAACTGCTCCAAGAGAAAGAGCCTGGGGAATCTGAGAAGCAGGCAGAATCTGGTGTTGTGTTGGCGGTGGTGCCAGAGATGCCAGCGGAGCCTAAAACTGTACAGGAAGTGGAGGCAGACAAACAGACCGAAGCTGAAATTGTACCGGAACCAAAGAAACCAGTCGAGGCTGAGGCTGTGAAGAAAGTGGAAGCAGAGAAACCAGTAGAGGCTGAG GCTGTGAAGAAAGTGGAAGCAGAGAAACCAGCTGAGGCTGTGAAGAAAGTGGAAGCAGAGAAACCAGCTGAGGCTGTGAAGAAAGTGGAAGCAGAGAAACCAGCTGAGGCTGTGAAGAAAGTGGAAGCAGAGAAACCAGTAGAGGCTGTGAAGCAAGTGGAAGCAGAGAAACCAGTAGAGGCTGAGGCTGTGAAGAAAGTGGAAGCAGAGAAACCAGTAGAGGCTGAGGCTGTGAAGAAAGTGGAAGCGGAGAAACCAGTGGCTGTGATGGAAGAGAAACTGGTAGAAGCTGAAATTGTTAAAGAAGTAGAGTCCGAGAAACGGGCAGCAGGTGAGGCAGATGCAGTGGAGCAGCAGAAGGCCGACGTTGTCGAGCAGATTCCCGCTCCTGGTACCCTGTCTTTTGCCTTCCTGGAGCATGAGCAGACCAAAGCCACACTTCGCACCTCTCGCACTCTAATCATCCTCCGAGGACTCCCCGGCAGCGGCAAGAGCCTCTTGGCACGTGCTATTGCAGATAACTACCAGGGTCTCTGCACGGTCTGCTGTGCTGATGACCATGGTGTGAAACCGGAGAGTCCAGAAGCATCGACAGATGGGTACAAGGCTTTTGACGATGCTGTGGTAGCCTGCTGCAGTGTAGGAACATCTGCTCAAGTGATAGTGGTGGATGACACCAACCATACCCATGATCGGCTGGCCCGTCTTGGGGAGGTGGCAGAGCAGCACCGGCTGGTGGCCATGTTTCTGGAGCCCCGCACTGAGTGGAGCAGAGACTTGCCACAGCTGGCCAAGAGAACTCAGCGGGGGCTAGAGGAGGCCCAGATCCAGGCCATGAAAGTACCTCTTGAGGAGACGTCCCTGCCCCTTTTCTTTGGCTGGTTCCTTCTCCCTGGCATCCAGGACAAGGTCAGGTGCACGTCCATGGATTTCCTGAAGACGCTGGACACGCTTGAGGCCTTCAAGAAGCACTTGCCTGACT tcacTGTTGAGGCTGAGAAAGAGGTGGACCTGGAGCAGTATTTCCAAGCCAATGGCGTTCTTCATTGCACTACCAAATTCTGTGACTATGGCAAGGCTGAGGGAGCCAAGGAATATGCAGACAAACCA GCTGTTAAAGAGTTGTATGGCTCTGCGTTCGAGCTGTCCCTCAGTGCCCTCTTCGTCACACCTCGCACTGTTGGTGCCCGGGTTTCACTCTCTGAGGATCAGTTGACCCTGTGGCCTGCCGATGCTGAGGAGGTGGTGTCTGTAGTCCCGGCCGCTGCCACCCTGCCCGCTGGTAGCCGTGCCCACATCACCCTGGGCTGTGCGGAGGGCGTTGAGCCACAGCAGACGGGCTTCGACCTGCTGGAGATCCTAGCGCTGCAGCAAGAGGGTCAGGAGGGAGAGCTGGTGGAGGAGATGGAGCTCGGCTCCCTGGCCTACTACGGCAAGGGGAGGTGGCTACTCAGTCTGAGGGAGCCCATCTCCGCCCAGGCCTGCTTCTCCAGCCTCTACGGGCCCAAGAAGGCTGACTCGACCAAGAAAGACGGGGACAAGAAGAAGAAGCAAAAGTGCACCATACtgtaa
- the LOC118365261 gene encoding 2',3'-cyclic-nucleotide 3'-phosphodiesterase-like isoform X18, with translation MDAEQNQVLDTASETREQQETGAGDCPQSQLNSPINPAGSPVNGQEMERLSGMSEEVQEMVPKAEKSPKKMSESPEKVPETSPEVVTKAEKYPEKQPELESAEVSESATAFYFEPDKKQTTVPEKQPMPEKTPEPLPLDEPLAENNIDTAPEKMAEPIPEAVKPSVQAAPEPVTQPESEDVKLLQEKEPGESEKQAESGVVLAVVPEMPAEPKTVQEVEADKQTEAEIVPEPKKPVEAEAVKKVEAEKPVEAEAVKKVEADKPVEAVKKVEAEKPVEAEAVKKVEAEKPAEAVKKVEAEKPAEAVKKVEAEKPAEAVKKVEAEKPVAVMEEKLVEAEIVKEVESEKRAAGEADAVEQQKADVVEQIPAPGTLSFAFLEHEQTKATLRTSRTLIILRGLPGSGKSLLARAIADNYQGLCTVCCADDHGVKPESPEASTDGYKAFDDAVVACCSVGTSAQVIVVDDTNHTHDRLARLGEVAEQHRLVAMFLEPRTEWSRDLPQLAKRTQRGLEEAQIQAMKVPLEETSLPLFFGWFLLPGIQDKVRCTSMDFLKTLDTLEAFKKHLPDFTVEAEKEVDLEQYFQANGVLHCTTKFCDYGKAEGAKEYADKPAVKELYGSAFELSLSALFVTPRTVGARVSLSEDQLTLWPADAEEVVSVVPAAATLPAGSRAHITLGCAEGVEPQQTGFDLLEILALQQEGQEGELVEEMELGSLAYYGKGRWLLSLREPISAQACFSSLYGPKKADSTKKDGDKKKKQKCTIL, from the exons ATGGATGCTGAGCAGAACCAGGTGTTGGACACCGCGTCAGAGACTCGAGAGCAACAGGAGACTGGAGCAGGAGACTGCCCCCAGTCACAACTCAACTCTCCAATAAATCCTGCAGGATCTCCAGTGAATGGGCAAGAAATGGAGCGTTTGTCAGGAATGTCAGAAGAAGTGCAAGAGATGGTGCCTAAAGCAGAAAAATCACCAAAGAAAATGTCTGAATCTCCTGAGAAGGTTCCAGAGACATCTCCAGAAGTTGTAACGAAAGCAGAGAAGTACCCAGAAAAACAACCAGAACTAGAGAGCGCAGAGGTCTCTGAGTCAGCTACAGCATTTTACTTCGAACCAGACAAAAAACAGACCACAGTGCCTGAAAAGCAGCCAATGCCAGAGAAAACACCAGAGCCTCTGCCTTTAGATGAGCCTCTAGCAGAGAATAACATTGACACTGCGCCAGAGAAAATGGCTGAACCCATCCCAGAGGCTGTTAAACCGTCTGTGCAGGCAGCGCCCGAGCCTGTCACACAGCCAGAATCTGAGGACGTGAAACTGCTCCAAGAGAAAGAGCCTGGGGAATCTGAGAAGCAGGCAGAATCTGGTGTTGTGTTGGCGGTGGTGCCAGAGATGCCAGCGGAGCCTAAAACTGTACAGGAAGTGGAGGCAGACAAACAGACCGAAGCTGAAATTGTACCGGAACCAAAGAAACCAGTCGAGGCTGAGGCTGTGAAGAAAGTGGAAGCAGAGAAACCAGTAGAGGCTGAGGCTGTGAAGAAAGTGGAAGCAGACAAACCAGTAGAGGCTGTGAAGAAAGTGGAAGCAGAGAAACCAGTAGAGGCTGAG GCTGTGAAGAAAGTGGAAGCAGAGAAACCAGCTGAGGCTGTGAAGAAAGTGGAAGCAGAGAAACCAGCTGAGGCTGTGAAGAAAGTGGAAGCAGAGAAACCA GCTGAGGCTGTGAAGAAAGTGGAAGCGGAGAAACCAGTGGCTGTGATGGAAGAGAAACTGGTAGAAGCTGAAATTGTTAAAGAAGTAGAGTCCGAGAAACGGGCAGCAGGTGAGGCAGATGCAGTGGAGCAGCAGAAGGCCGACGTTGTCGAGCAGATTCCCGCTCCTGGTACCCTGTCTTTTGCCTTCCTGGAGCATGAGCAGACCAAAGCCACACTTCGCACCTCTCGCACTCTAATCATCCTCCGAGGACTCCCCGGCAGCGGCAAGAGCCTCTTGGCACGTGCTATTGCAGATAACTACCAGGGTCTCTGCACGGTCTGCTGTGCTGATGACCATGGTGTGAAACCGGAGAGTCCAGAAGCATCGACAGATGGGTACAAGGCTTTTGACGATGCTGTGGTAGCCTGCTGCAGTGTAGGAACATCTGCTCAAGTGATAGTGGTGGATGACACCAACCATACCCATGATCGGCTGGCCCGTCTTGGGGAGGTGGCAGAGCAGCACCGGCTGGTGGCCATGTTTCTGGAGCCCCGCACTGAGTGGAGCAGAGACTTGCCACAGCTGGCCAAGAGAACTCAGCGGGGGCTAGAGGAGGCCCAGATCCAGGCCATGAAAGTACCTCTTGAGGAGACGTCCCTGCCCCTTTTCTTTGGCTGGTTCCTTCTCCCTGGCATCCAGGACAAGGTCAGGTGCACGTCCATGGATTTCCTGAAGACGCTGGACACGCTTGAGGCCTTCAAGAAGCACTTGCCTGACT tcacTGTTGAGGCTGAGAAAGAGGTGGACCTGGAGCAGTATTTCCAAGCCAATGGCGTTCTTCATTGCACTACCAAATTCTGTGACTATGGCAAGGCTGAGGGAGCCAAGGAATATGCAGACAAACCA GCTGTTAAAGAGTTGTATGGCTCTGCGTTCGAGCTGTCCCTCAGTGCCCTCTTCGTCACACCTCGCACTGTTGGTGCCCGGGTTTCACTCTCTGAGGATCAGTTGACCCTGTGGCCTGCCGATGCTGAGGAGGTGGTGTCTGTAGTCCCGGCCGCTGCCACCCTGCCCGCTGGTAGCCGTGCCCACATCACCCTGGGCTGTGCGGAGGGCGTTGAGCCACAGCAGACGGGCTTCGACCTGCTGGAGATCCTAGCGCTGCAGCAAGAGGGTCAGGAGGGAGAGCTGGTGGAGGAGATGGAGCTCGGCTCCCTGGCCTACTACGGCAAGGGGAGGTGGCTACTCAGTCTGAGGGAGCCCATCTCCGCCCAGGCCTGCTTCTCCAGCCTCTACGGGCCCAAGAAGGCTGACTCGACCAAGAAAGACGGGGACAAGAAGAAGAAGCAAAAGTGCACCATACtgtaa
- the LOC118365261 gene encoding 2',3'-cyclic-nucleotide 3'-phosphodiesterase-like isoform X28, with product MDAEQNQVLDTASETREQQETGAGDCPQSQLNSPINPAGSPVNGQEMERLSGMSEEVQEMVPKAEKSPKKMSESPEKVPETSPEVVTKAEKYPEKQPELESAEVSESATAFYFEPDKKQTTVPEKQPMPEKTPEPLPLDEPLAENNIDTAPEKMAEPIPEAVKPSVQAAPEPVTQPESEDVKLLQEKEPGESEKQAESGVVLAVVPEMPAEPKTVQEVEADKQTEAEIVPEPKKPVEAEAVKKVEAEKPVEAEAVKKVEAEKPVEAEAVKKVEAEKPAEAVKKVEAEKPVAVMEEKLVEAEIVKEVESEKRAAGEADAVEQQKADVVEQIPAPGTLSFAFLEHEQTKATLRTSRTLIILRGLPGSGKSLLARAIADNYQGLCTVCCADDHGVKPESPEASTDGYKAFDDAVVACCSVGTSAQVIVVDDTNHTHDRLARLGEVAEQHRLVAMFLEPRTEWSRDLPQLAKRTQRGLEEAQIQAMKVPLEETSLPLFFGWFLLPGIQDKVRCTSMDFLKTLDTLEAFKKHLPDFTVEAEKEVDLEQYFQANGVLHCTTKFCDYGKAEGAKEYADKPAVKELYGSAFELSLSALFVTPRTVGARVSLSEDQLTLWPADAEEVVSVVPAAATLPAGSRAHITLGCAEGVEPQQTGFDLLEILALQQEGQEGELVEEMELGSLAYYGKGRWLLSLREPISAQACFSSLYGPKKADSTKKDGDKKKKQKCTIL from the exons ATGGATGCTGAGCAGAACCAGGTGTTGGACACCGCGTCAGAGACTCGAGAGCAACAGGAGACTGGAGCAGGAGACTGCCCCCAGTCACAACTCAACTCTCCAATAAATCCTGCAGGATCTCCAGTGAATGGGCAAGAAATGGAGCGTTTGTCAGGAATGTCAGAAGAAGTGCAAGAGATGGTGCCTAAAGCAGAAAAATCACCAAAGAAAATGTCTGAATCTCCTGAGAAGGTTCCAGAGACATCTCCAGAAGTTGTAACGAAAGCAGAGAAGTACCCAGAAAAACAACCAGAACTAGAGAGCGCAGAGGTCTCTGAGTCAGCTACAGCATTTTACTTCGAACCAGACAAAAAACAGACCACAGTGCCTGAAAAGCAGCCAATGCCAGAGAAAACACCAGAGCCTCTGCCTTTAGATGAGCCTCTAGCAGAGAATAACATTGACACTGCGCCAGAGAAAATGGCTGAACCCATCCCAGAGGCTGTTAAACCGTCTGTGCAGGCAGCGCCCGAGCCTGTCACACAGCCAGAATCTGAGGACGTGAAACTGCTCCAAGAGAAAGAGCCTGGGGAATCTGAGAAGCAGGCAGAATCTGGTGTTGTGTTGGCGGTGGTGCCAGAGATGCCAGCGGAGCCTAAAACTGTACAGGAAGTGGAGGCAGACAAACAGACCGAAGCTGAAATTGTACCGGAACCAAAGAAACCAGTCGAGGCTGAGGCTGTGAAGAAAGTGGAAGCAGAGAAACCAGTAGAGGCTGAG GCTGTGAAGAAAGTGGAAGCAGAGAAACCAGTAGAGGCTGAGGCTGTGAAGAAAGTGGAAGCAGAGAAACCA GCTGAGGCTGTGAAGAAAGTGGAAGCGGAGAAACCAGTGGCTGTGATGGAAGAGAAACTGGTAGAAGCTGAAATTGTTAAAGAAGTAGAGTCCGAGAAACGGGCAGCAGGTGAGGCAGATGCAGTGGAGCAGCAGAAGGCCGACGTTGTCGAGCAGATTCCCGCTCCTGGTACCCTGTCTTTTGCCTTCCTGGAGCATGAGCAGACCAAAGCCACACTTCGCACCTCTCGCACTCTAATCATCCTCCGAGGACTCCCCGGCAGCGGCAAGAGCCTCTTGGCACGTGCTATTGCAGATAACTACCAGGGTCTCTGCACGGTCTGCTGTGCTGATGACCATGGTGTGAAACCGGAGAGTCCAGAAGCATCGACAGATGGGTACAAGGCTTTTGACGATGCTGTGGTAGCCTGCTGCAGTGTAGGAACATCTGCTCAAGTGATAGTGGTGGATGACACCAACCATACCCATGATCGGCTGGCCCGTCTTGGGGAGGTGGCAGAGCAGCACCGGCTGGTGGCCATGTTTCTGGAGCCCCGCACTGAGTGGAGCAGAGACTTGCCACAGCTGGCCAAGAGAACTCAGCGGGGGCTAGAGGAGGCCCAGATCCAGGCCATGAAAGTACCTCTTGAGGAGACGTCCCTGCCCCTTTTCTTTGGCTGGTTCCTTCTCCCTGGCATCCAGGACAAGGTCAGGTGCACGTCCATGGATTTCCTGAAGACGCTGGACACGCTTGAGGCCTTCAAGAAGCACTTGCCTGACT tcacTGTTGAGGCTGAGAAAGAGGTGGACCTGGAGCAGTATTTCCAAGCCAATGGCGTTCTTCATTGCACTACCAAATTCTGTGACTATGGCAAGGCTGAGGGAGCCAAGGAATATGCAGACAAACCA GCTGTTAAAGAGTTGTATGGCTCTGCGTTCGAGCTGTCCCTCAGTGCCCTCTTCGTCACACCTCGCACTGTTGGTGCCCGGGTTTCACTCTCTGAGGATCAGTTGACCCTGTGGCCTGCCGATGCTGAGGAGGTGGTGTCTGTAGTCCCGGCCGCTGCCACCCTGCCCGCTGGTAGCCGTGCCCACATCACCCTGGGCTGTGCGGAGGGCGTTGAGCCACAGCAGACGGGCTTCGACCTGCTGGAGATCCTAGCGCTGCAGCAAGAGGGTCAGGAGGGAGAGCTGGTGGAGGAGATGGAGCTCGGCTCCCTGGCCTACTACGGCAAGGGGAGGTGGCTACTCAGTCTGAGGGAGCCCATCTCCGCCCAGGCCTGCTTCTCCAGCCTCTACGGGCCCAAGAAGGCTGACTCGACCAAGAAAGACGGGGACAAGAAGAAGAAGCAAAAGTGCACCATACtgtaa